A genomic region of Xiphophorus couchianus chromosome 9, X_couchianus-1.0, whole genome shotgun sequence contains the following coding sequences:
- the LOC114151085 gene encoding 1-phosphatidylinositol 4,5-bisphosphate phosphodiesterase gamma-1-like, whose amino-acid sequence MCAARFSGCLNGCAEEAACGAVSPAMASRMLDWTEVGPRILESLEMGTVMTIFHQKKSQRPERKTFQIKEDTRQIVWGRSPDKMEGEVDIREIRELRLGKGSRDFERYPEEARKLDSAHCFIVLYGLEFRLRTLSLAAYSEEEVNMWIAGLNWLMVDTQRAPAPQQIERWLRKQFEVMDRNHEGCITLKDVKALLPQINYRVPNMRFLKDKLQEVEAKNELLYSNFAQLYRTLMFDAQRSIIEQLDLSFPLRNVDRPELCQISLYDFQKFLQMDQRESWASDLSRVRESLMTYMREGPQPEPMLQLDEFLTFLFSKENSVADPRLSPVIPDDMKRPLSQYWISSSHNTYLTGDQFSSESSLEAYARCLRMGCRCIELDCWDGPDDLPIIYHGHTLTSKIKFLDVLHTIKEHAFVTSEYPVILSIEDHCSVVQQRNMATHFKKVFGELLLTKPVDNNADELPSPYQLRRKILIKHKKLVEGTLYEEVTSASYSENDISNSLRNGILYLEDPIDHTWTPHYFVLTSNKIYYSEETSRYQTADEEEEDMLKEECNNNEQHCAERWFHGKLGGGRDGRQVAEKLLQEYCEAGGKDGTFLVRESETFVGDYTLSFWRSGRVQHCRIHSRQESGSTRFYLTDNLVFDSLYHLICHYREVPLRCNEFEMRLESPVPQPNAHESREWYHSNLSRVQAEHMLMRVPRDGAFLVRKRSEHNSYAISFRAEGKIKHCRIQQDGRLFMLGGSAEFESLVDLVCYYEKHPLYRKMKLRYPINEDTLDRMGTVELDYGALYEARTPHFYVEANKMPTARCTVKALYDYRAQREDELCFPKQALILNVDKQEGGWWRGDYGGKKQLWFPANYVEEVSSSPTREMDEASTENSPLGNLLKGFIDVPTCHVAVHKDGKNSRPFVFTIHSQHLSSHPVQSLDVAADSLEDLTCWVSKIREAAQNADARMQEEKQMERRKKIAVELSDLVVYCRPVPFNEDKIGTERACYRDMSSFPETKAEKFATRTRGKRFLQYNRRQLSRVYPRGQRLDSSNYDPLPMWLCGSQLVALNFQTPDKPMQLNQALFLLGGNSGFVPQPDIMRDDTFDPFDKDTLHVEPITLQLQVLGARHLPKNGRSIICPFVEVEICGADYDGFKCKTDVVADNGLNPVWVQRQFVFDIHNPTFSVLRFTVFEEDMFSDPNFLAQATYPVRLLRTGYRSVPLKNSYSEELELASLLVHIEIYNAKEEDDENMYTSIERLRDRTSELSTRVSLLERSGSADLSYQQSVEELRATQDQLSELVEARNHRLMEKKRREKLRQQFAAKRS is encoded by the exons TTGACATACGGGAGATCCGGGAGCTGCGGTTGGGGAAAGGCTCGCGTGACTTTGAGCGGTACCCAGAGGAGGCTCGTAAACTGGACTCGGCCCACTGCTTCATCGTGTTGTATGGCCTCGAGTTTCGCCTGCGGACGCTCAGCTTGGCAG CCTACAGTGAAGAGGAAGTCAACATGTGGATTGCGGGTCTGAACTGGCTGATGGTCGATACCCAGAGAGCACCGGCACCACAGCAAATAGAAAG GTGGTTGAGGAAACAGTTTGAAGTCATGGACAGGAACCACGAAGGCTG CATCACATTGAAAGATGTCAAAGCTCTTCTGCCTCAGATCAACTACAGAGTCCCAAACATGCGCTTTCTCAAAGACAAACTGCAG GAGGTGGAGGCAAAGAATGAACTGTTGTACTCCAACTTTGCACAGCTCTACAGGACGCTTATGTTTGACGCTCAGAGGAGT ATTATTGAGCAGCTGGATCTCTCCTTTCCCCTGCG AAATGTGGATCGACCAGAACTTTGTCAGATCTCCCTCTACGACTTCCAGAAGTTTCTGCAGATGGACCAGAGG gaGTCCTGGGCATCAGATTTGAGTCGAGTCAGGGAATCTCTCATGACCTACATGAGAGAAGGACCTCAACCTGAACCAATGCTGCAGCTGGATGAG ttCCTTACTTTCCTGTTCTCAAAAGAAAACTCTGTGGCAGACCCTCGACTTTCACCAGTTATCCCTGATGACATGAAAAGGCCGTTGTCACAGTACTGGATCTCCTCTTCACACAACAC GTACCTGACAGGTGATCAGTTTTCGAGCGAGTCGTCTCTAGAAGCCTACGCTCGTTGTCTTAGGATGGGCTGCCGCTGCATTGAAC TGGACTGCTGGGATGGACCAGATGATCTGCCAATCATCTACCATGGCCACACTTTAACCTCCAAGATCAAATTCCTGGATGTGCTGCACACCATCAAAGAACACGCCTTTGTCACATCCGA GTATCCTGTGATCTTATCCATTGAGGACCACTGCAGCGTGGTCCAGCAGAGGAACATGGCAACGCACTTCAAGAAGGTGTTCGGAGAGCTGCTGCTCACAAAGCCAGTTGACAATAACGCGGACGAGCTTCCGTCACCCTACCAGCTCCGCAGGAAGATCCTCATTAAG CACAAAAAGCTGGTGGAAGGAACCTTGTATGAAGAGGTGACTTCAGCTAGCTACTCTGAAAACGACATCAGCAACTCACTGAGAAATGGCATCCTTTACCTCGAGGACCCCATCGACCAT ACCTGGACACCACATTATTTCGTCTTGACCAGCAATAAGATTTACTACTCAGAGGAGACATCTCGCTACCAAACAgctgatgaagaagaagaagatatgTTAAAGGAG GAGTGTAACAACAACGAGCAGCACTGTGCAGAGCGCTGGTTTCATGGGAAGCTGGGAGGAGGTCGTGATGGTCGGCAGGTGGCAGAGAAGCTGCTCCAGGAGTACTGTGAAGCCGGGGGTAAAGACGGCACCTTCCTGGTGCGAGAGAGCGAGACGTTTGTTGGAGACTACACCCTGTCCTTCTG GCGTTCTGGTCGGGTTCAGCACTGCAGGATCCACTCACGTCAGGAGTCTGGGTCCACCCGATTCTACCTGACAGACAACCTTGTGTTTGACAGCCTCTACCATCTCATCTGCCACTACAGAGAGGTGCCGCTGCGCTGCAATGAGTTTGAAATGAGGCTGGAAAGTCCCGTGCCGCAACCCAATGCACATGAGAGCAGAGA ATGGTACCACTCCAACCTGTCCCGTGTTCAAGCTGAACACATGTTGATGCGCGTTCCCCGAGACGGAGCATTCTTGGTGCGAAAACGCAGTGAGCACAACTCCTATGCCATCTCCTTTAG AGCGGAGGGTAAGATCAAACACTGTCGCATCCAGCAGGATGGTCGTCTCTTCATGTTGGGGGGTTCGGCAGAGTTTGAGAGTTTGGTGGATCTAGTCTGTTATTATGAGAAACATCCTCTGTACCGTAAGATGAAGCTCCGCTACCCAATAAATGAAGACACTTTGGACCGAATGGGCACCGTG GAGCTTGACTATGGAGCGCTGTATGAGGCCAGAACTCCTCATTTTTATGTAGAGGCCAACAAGATGCCCACAGCGCGG TGTACAGTCAAAGCTCTGTATGACTACCGAGCGCAGAGAGAAGATGAGCTTTGTTTCCCCAAACAAGCGCTTATCCTGAATGTGGACAAGCAGGAGGGTGGCTG GTGGAGAGGCGACTACGGAGGAAAGAAGCAGCTGTGGTTTCCTGCAAACTACGTGGAGGAGGTGTCCAGCTCTCCTACCAGAGAAATGGATGAAGCA TCTACAGAGAACAGTCCTCTGGGTAATCTCCTGAAAGGCTTCATTGATGTACCCACCTGCCATGTTG CCGTGCATAAAGACGGGAAGAACTCCCGGCCCTTTGTGTTTACCATCCACTCGCAGCACCTCAGCTCTCACCCGGTCCAGAGTCTGGACGTGGCAGCGGATAGTCTGGAAGATCTCACCTGCTGGGTCAGCAAAATAAGAGAAGCTGCACAGAATGCTGATGCACGG ATGCAGGAGGAGAAACAAatggagaggaggaagaagattGCTGTTGAACTGTCTGATCTTGTGGTTTACTGCCGGCCAGTACCGTTCAACGAAGACA AAATCGGGACTGAGCGTGCTTGTTACAGGGACATGTCTTCCTTCCCGGAGACAAAAGCGGAGAAGTTTGCGACTCGCACCAGAGGAAAGCGCTTCCTGCAGTACAACCGCCGGCAGCTGTCCAGAGTTTATCCCAGAGGCCAGAGACTGGACTCCTCTAACTATGACCCGCTGCCCATGTGGCTCTGCGGCTCCCAGCTGGTTGCTCTCAATTTCCAAACTCCAG ATAAACCCATGCAGCTGAACCAGGCCTTGTTCCTGCTTGGAGGCAACAGTGGCTTCGTCCCCCAACCTGACATTATGAGAGATGATACCTTTGATCCTTTTGACAAGGACACACTGCATGTTGAGCCAATCACCCTCCAGCTACAG GTTCTGGGAGCACGCCATCTGCCGAAAAATGGCCGCAGCATCATTTGTCCCTTTGTGGAGGTGGAAATCTGTGGAGCCGACTACGACGGCTTTAAGTGCAAGACTGACGTCGTAG CTGATAACGGTCTGAATCCTGTGTGGGTGCAGAGGCAGTTTGTGTTCGACATCCACAACCCCACCTTCTCCGTCCTGCGCTTCACCGTTTTCGAAGAGGACATGTTCAGTGATCCCAACTTCTTGGCACAAGCCACATATCCAGTCCGTCTGCTGCGGACAG GCTACAGGAGTGTTCCTCTGAAGAACAGCTACAGTGAGGAGCTGGAGCTGGCCTCACTTCTGGTTCACATTGAGATCTACAATGCAAAG GAAGAAGACGACGAGAACATGTACACATCCATCGAGCGGCTGAGGGATCGGACGAGTGAGTTGTCCACCAGGGTTTCTCTCCTGGAGAGGTCGGGATCCGCAGATCTGAGCTACCAGCAGAGTGTGGAGGAGCTCAGGGCCACTCAGGACCAACTGAGTGAGCTGGTGGAAGCTCGTAACCACCG ATTAatggagaagaagaggagggagaaACTGAGGCAGCAGTTTGCAGCCAAGCGCAGTTAA